In one Lolium rigidum isolate FL_2022 chromosome 3, APGP_CSIRO_Lrig_0.1, whole genome shotgun sequence genomic region, the following are encoded:
- the LOC124700492 gene encoding AAA-ATPase At3g28510-like, which yields MESAGAPWVGLNSGVVLSLIAVLWTVVWQNLQRLQLPQHFLKRCIGRHARRFAAIVDPYLSVTVAEYDGGGRMRRAEAYEEVKAYLADTTSRDARHLRAEGAKGADRLMLSMVDGEEVADVLLPGEGGGTVFWWAYSKAPPQQQDWRWGGGNQESRHYYRLFFLDRHRDVVLNTYLPRVRREGRAVMVKNRRRKLSTNISSHEWTHVTFEHPKTFATLAMDPAKKKEIVDDLDTFKNGKDYYARVGKAWKRGYLLHGPPGTGKSAMIAAMANHLDYDVYDIELTSVHSNTELRKLFIQTKSKSIIVIEDIDCSLDLTGARGKKKDSEEDNKAAKADSDGKKDTRSKVTLSGLLNFIDGLWSACGGERIIVFTTNHLEKLDPALIRRGRMDKHIEMSYCGAPAFEFLASTYLGVQEHELFATVGALLQEVDMTPADVAENLTPKSIDDDADSCLRGLVAALEKAKEDKANGRGKDQQPEEEDGGAVAALPGKSE from the coding sequence ATGGAGTCGGCGGGAGCACCGTGGGTCGGGCTGAACTCCGGCGTGGTGCTGAGCCTGATCGCGGTGCTGTGGACGGTGGTGTGGCAGAACCTGCAGCGCCTGCAGCTGCCGCAGCACTTCCTCAAGCGCTGCATCGGCAGGCACGCGCGCCGCttcgccgccatcgtcgaccccTACCTCTCCGTCACCGTCGCCGAGTACGACGGCGGCGGCCGGATGCGCCGCGCCGAGGCATACGAGGAGGTCAAGGCCTACCTTGCCGACACCACCTCCCGCGACGCGCGCCACCTCCGCGCCGAGGGCGCCAAGGGTGCGGACCGCCTCATGCTCAGCATGGTCGACGGCGAGGAGGTGGCCGACGTGCTGCTGCCCGGGGAGGGCGGTGGCACGGTCTTCTGGTGGGCCTACTCCAAGGCGCCCCCACAGCAGCAGGACTGGCGCTGGGGCGGCGGCAACCAGGAGAGCCGTCACTACTACCGGCTCTTCTTCCTCGACCGCCACCGCGACGTCGTCCTCAACACCTACCTCCCACGCGTCCGACGCGAGGGCCGCGCTGTCATGGTCAAGAACCGCCGCCGGAAGCTCTCCACCAACATCTCCAGCCACGAGTGGACGCACGTGACGTTCGAGCACCCCAAGACCTTCGCCACGCTCGCCATGGACCCGGCCAAGAAGAAGGAGATCGTGGACGACCTCGACACGTTCAAGAACGGCAAGGACTACTACGCGCGCGTCGGCAAGGCGTGGAAGCGTGGGTACCTCCTGCACGGCCCGCCGGGGACGGGCAAGTCGGCCATGATCGCCGCCATGGCCAACCACCTCGACTACGACGTCTACGACATCGAGCTCACCTCCGTCCACTCCAACACCGAGCTCCGCAAGCTCTTCATCCAGACCAAAAGCAAGTCCATCATTGTCATCGAGGACATCGACTGCTCCCTCGACCTCACTGGCGCCCGTGGCAAGAAGAAGGATTCTGAGGAagacaacaaggctgccaaggccgacaGCGATGGCAAGAAGGACACCAGAAGTAAGGTCACGCTCTCCGGCCTGCTCAACTTCATCGACGGGCTGTGGTCGGCTTGTGGCGGCGAGCGGATCATCGTGTTCACCACCAACCACCTCGAGAAGCTGGACCCGGCGCTCATACGGCGGGGCCGGATGGACAAGCACATTGAGATGTCCTACTGCGGTGCCCCCGCCTTCGAGTTCCTGGCCAGCACCTATCTTGGAGTCCAGGAGCACGAGCTGTTCGCCACCGTGGGCGCGCTATTGCAGGAGGTGGACATGACGCCGGCCGACGTCGCCGAGAACCTCACGCCCAAGAGCATCGACGACGATGCTGACTCCTGCCTCAGAGGGTTGGTGGCGGCGCTGGAGAAGGCCAAGGAGGACAAGGCCAACGGACGAGGCAAGGACCAGCAGCCGGAGGAAGAAGACGGGGGAGCAGTTGCTGCCTTGCCGGGCAagagtgagtga